The Drosophila bipectinata strain 14024-0381.07 chromosome 2L, DbipHiC1v2, whole genome shotgun sequence genome has a segment encoding these proteins:
- the hoe1 gene encoding P protein isoform X2 translates to MRVKVSKRLWPHRQASTKSDKFPQPNEVTEGALQVWRTLPERIRQDPSLASFRQEHERLHGDVDPLPAEDGDGRIENGHHEETAMATHAFTQIGINVTNEAGQVRVLDGRDLENNNEDQHDEAETHGKSLIRKYLIWFKIAVLLVVWCVFTAFLMSNNEHVDQLSLISVPRNSSPRAFPIATSDLQRIGLGLRGPFRLQENELAINDSVPLPVLQVLVTRTYFDAEGLEIYIQNASQMWQLDVVYPHLIDSTKDTKKQRTFELTPIDPLWLAQSNHTELSFEFTSFIDGELPLQLNVDESPIYKRDGVIYAAAVLCGLYVMIIWEIVNRTFAAIIASTLSVGILAALNSRPSMATIMGWIDVETLLLLFGMMILVAILSETGVFDYLAVYAYKITNGHVWPLINCLCLFTAVLSSFLDNVTTVLLMTPVTIRLCEVMCLNPVPILMCMVIYSNIGGALTPVGDPPNVIIASNSYISKNGVNFAVFTLHMLPGVLLVMVQTYIQLRFKFRNISDLQFKDSPEVEELRHEIHVWKRAAASLSAYSKDEELVRQTLMKKVNRLKRSLKKRMTAVIEPAPNYQQTLANLQAKYPIRNKPLLIKCSAALIFVISLFFLHSVPELQRLSLGWTALLGAIFLIILADIEDMEAILARVEWSTLLFFAALFILMEALTELGLIEWIGNMTEGIILGVGEDQRLMVAILIILWVSAVASAFVDNIPLTTMMVKITISLAQNSTLNLPLQPLVWALALGACLGGNGTLIGASANVVCAGVAEQHGYKFTFLQFFKVGFPIMIGSIIVTTGYLLVSHSLFAWH, encoded by the exons CGAAGTAACAGAAGGTGCCTTACAAGTCTGGCGAACTCTGCCGGAACGCATTCGTCAGGATCCCAGTCTAGCGTCCTTTCGCCAGGAGCATGAACGTTTACATGGCG ATGTTGACCCCTTGCCGGCGGAGGATGGAGATGGTCGGATCGAGAATGGACACCACGAGGAGACAGCAATGGCCACCCACGCCTTCACCCAAATCGGCATCAATGTGACAAACGAGGCGGGTCAAGTGCGGGTGCTAGACGGCAG GGACCTGGAGAACAACAATGAGGATCAGCATGACGAAGCCGAAACGCACGGAAAGAGTTTG ATCCGAAAGTATCTCATTTGGTTCAAAATAGCCGTTCTGCTGGTGGTCTGGTGCGTCTTCACCGCCTTTCTAATGTCCAACAACGAGCACGTGGACCAGCTCAGCCTCATCAGTGTTCCTAGAAATAGCTCTCCAAGAG CGTTTCCCATTGCCACATCCGATCTTCAGAGGATCGGTCTGGGACTCCGTGGTCCTTTTCGGCTGCAGGAGAATGAGCTGGCCATTAACGACAGTGTTCCCTTGCCCGTGCTCCAAGTGCTGGTGACGCGCACCTACTTTGACGCTGAGGGCCTGGAGATCTACATCCAGAACGCCAGCCAAATGTGGCAACTGGACGTGGTGTATCCCCACCTGATCGACTCCACCAAGGACACGAAGAAGCAGCGAACCTTCGAGCTGACTCCCATCGATCCGCTGTGGCTGGCGCAGTCCAATCACACGGAACTGAGCTTCGAGTTCACCAGCTTTATTGATGGAGAGCTGCCGCTCCAGCTGAATGTGGACGAGTCCCCGATCTACAAGCGGGATGGAGTAATCTATGCGGCGGCTGTGCTCTGCGGACTATATGTGATGATCATCTGGGAGATTGTCAATCGAACCTTTGCCGCCATCATCGCCTCAACGCTGTCGGTGGGCATTCTGGCGGCCCTCAATTCACGCCCCTCGATGGCCACCATTATGGGCTGGATTGACGTGGAAACGCTCCTTCTTCTCTTTGGCATGATGATCCTGGTGGCCATTCTCTCCGAGACGGGTGTGTTTGATTATTTGGCTGTCTATGCCTACAAGATAACCAACGGGCATGTCTGGCCGCTGATCAACTGCCTATGCCTCTTCACTGCGGTCCTGTCCTCCTTCCTGGACAATGTTACCACCGTTCTGCTAATGACGCCGGTGACGATACGACTCTGCGAGGTCATGTGCCTCAATCCAGTTCCCATACTCATGTGTATGGTCATCTACTCGAACATTGGCGGTGCCCTGACACCAGTGGGAGATCCTCCAAATGTCATCATTGCCTCGAATAGCTACATATCCAAGAAT GGCGTCAACTTTGCTGTCTTCACTCTGCACATGTTGCCCGGAGTACTACTGGTGATGGTGCAGACATACATCCAGCTGCGCTTCAAGTTCCGCAACATCAGTGACCTGCAGTTCAAGGACTCGCCCGAGGTGGAGGAGCTGCGCCACGAGATCCATGTATGGAAGCGAGCAGCGGCCAGCTTATCGGCTTACTCCAAGGATGAGGAGCTGGTGCGTCAGACGCTAATGAAGAAGGTGAACCGTTTGAAGAGGAGCCTCAAGAAACGTATGACAGCGGTTATTGAACCTGCCCCCAATTATCAGCAAACTCTGGCCAATCTTCAAGCAAAG TATCCCATTCGCAACAAGCCGCTTCTGATCAAATGCTCAGCCGCCTTGATCTTTGTGATCAGTCTGTTCTTCTTGCACTCGGTTCCAGAGCTACAAAGGCTATCCTTGGGCTGGACTGCTCTGCTGGGAGCCATATTCCTCATCATTCTGGCAGATATTGAGGACATGGAGGCCATTCTGGCCAGGGTTGAGTGGTCCACTCTTCTCTTCTTCGCGGCTCTGTTTATCCTGATGGAGGCTCTGACAGAGTTGGGCTTGATTGAATGGATTGGCAACATGACCGAGGGCATTATCCTGGGCGTAGGCGAGGATCAGCGTCTTATGGTGGCCATTTTAATAATACTTTGG GTTTCTGCTGTGGCTTCCGCTTTTGTAGACAACATCCCATTGACCACAATGATGGTAAAGATCACCATTTCCTTGGCGCAGAACAGTACCTTGAATCTGCCTTTGCAGCCCTTGGTTTGGGCCCTCGCCCTGGGAGCCTGTTTGGGAG GCAATGGAACACTAATTGGAGCTTCTGCGAATGTGGTTTGTGCCGGAGTGGCTGAACAACATGGCTACAAGTTTACTTTCCTGCAGTTCTTCAA aGTTGGCTTTCCAATAATGATTGGCAGCATTATAGTCACCACCGGTTATCTCCTGGTTTCGCACTCTCTGTTCGCGTGGCATTGA
- the hoe1 gene encoding P protein isoform X3, whose protein sequence is MAYNYNNSSEDYSYEDDEVTEGALQVWRTLPERIRQDPSLASFRQEHERLHGDVDPLPAEDGDGRIENGHHEETAMATHAFTQIGINVTNEAGQVRVLDGRDLENNNEDQHDEAETHGKSLIRKYLIWFKIAVLLVVWCVFTAFLMSNNEHVDQLSLISVPRNSSPRAFPIATSDLQRIGLGLRGPFRLQENELAINDSVPLPVLQVLVTRTYFDAEGLEIYIQNASQMWQLDVVYPHLIDSTKDTKKQRTFELTPIDPLWLAQSNHTELSFEFTSFIDGELPLQLNVDESPIYKRDGVIYAAAVLCGLYVMIIWEIVNRTFAAIIASTLSVGILAALNSRPSMATIMGWIDVETLLLLFGMMILVAILSETGVFDYLAVYAYKITNGHVWPLINCLCLFTAVLSSFLDNVTTVLLMTPVTIRLCEVMCLNPVPILMCMVIYSNIGGALTPVGDPPNVIIASNSYISKNGVNFAVFTLHMLPGVLLVMVQTYIQLRFKFRNISDLQFKDSPEVEELRHEIHVWKRAAASLSAYSKDEELVRQTLMKKVNRLKRSLKKRMTAVIEPAPNYQQTLANLQAKYPIRNKPLLIKCSAALIFVISLFFLHSVPELQRLSLGWTALLGAIFLIILADIEDMEAILARVEWSTLLFFAALFILMEALTELGLIEWIGNMTEGIILGVGEDQRLMVAILIILWVSAVASAFVDNIPLTTMMVKITISLAQNSTLNLPLQPLVWALALGACLGGNGTLIGASANVVCAGVAEQHGYKFTFLQFFKVGFPIMIGSIIVTTGYLLVSHSLFAWH, encoded by the exons ATGGCCTACAATTACAACAACAGTTCCGAGGATTACTCATACGAGGATGA CGAAGTAACAGAAGGTGCCTTACAAGTCTGGCGAACTCTGCCGGAACGCATTCGTCAGGATCCCAGTCTAGCGTCCTTTCGCCAGGAGCATGAACGTTTACATGGCG ATGTTGACCCCTTGCCGGCGGAGGATGGAGATGGTCGGATCGAGAATGGACACCACGAGGAGACAGCAATGGCCACCCACGCCTTCACCCAAATCGGCATCAATGTGACAAACGAGGCGGGTCAAGTGCGGGTGCTAGACGGCAG GGACCTGGAGAACAACAATGAGGATCAGCATGACGAAGCCGAAACGCACGGAAAGAGTTTG ATCCGAAAGTATCTCATTTGGTTCAAAATAGCCGTTCTGCTGGTGGTCTGGTGCGTCTTCACCGCCTTTCTAATGTCCAACAACGAGCACGTGGACCAGCTCAGCCTCATCAGTGTTCCTAGAAATAGCTCTCCAAGAG CGTTTCCCATTGCCACATCCGATCTTCAGAGGATCGGTCTGGGACTCCGTGGTCCTTTTCGGCTGCAGGAGAATGAGCTGGCCATTAACGACAGTGTTCCCTTGCCCGTGCTCCAAGTGCTGGTGACGCGCACCTACTTTGACGCTGAGGGCCTGGAGATCTACATCCAGAACGCCAGCCAAATGTGGCAACTGGACGTGGTGTATCCCCACCTGATCGACTCCACCAAGGACACGAAGAAGCAGCGAACCTTCGAGCTGACTCCCATCGATCCGCTGTGGCTGGCGCAGTCCAATCACACGGAACTGAGCTTCGAGTTCACCAGCTTTATTGATGGAGAGCTGCCGCTCCAGCTGAATGTGGACGAGTCCCCGATCTACAAGCGGGATGGAGTAATCTATGCGGCGGCTGTGCTCTGCGGACTATATGTGATGATCATCTGGGAGATTGTCAATCGAACCTTTGCCGCCATCATCGCCTCAACGCTGTCGGTGGGCATTCTGGCGGCCCTCAATTCACGCCCCTCGATGGCCACCATTATGGGCTGGATTGACGTGGAAACGCTCCTTCTTCTCTTTGGCATGATGATCCTGGTGGCCATTCTCTCCGAGACGGGTGTGTTTGATTATTTGGCTGTCTATGCCTACAAGATAACCAACGGGCATGTCTGGCCGCTGATCAACTGCCTATGCCTCTTCACTGCGGTCCTGTCCTCCTTCCTGGACAATGTTACCACCGTTCTGCTAATGACGCCGGTGACGATACGACTCTGCGAGGTCATGTGCCTCAATCCAGTTCCCATACTCATGTGTATGGTCATCTACTCGAACATTGGCGGTGCCCTGACACCAGTGGGAGATCCTCCAAATGTCATCATTGCCTCGAATAGCTACATATCCAAGAAT GGCGTCAACTTTGCTGTCTTCACTCTGCACATGTTGCCCGGAGTACTACTGGTGATGGTGCAGACATACATCCAGCTGCGCTTCAAGTTCCGCAACATCAGTGACCTGCAGTTCAAGGACTCGCCCGAGGTGGAGGAGCTGCGCCACGAGATCCATGTATGGAAGCGAGCAGCGGCCAGCTTATCGGCTTACTCCAAGGATGAGGAGCTGGTGCGTCAGACGCTAATGAAGAAGGTGAACCGTTTGAAGAGGAGCCTCAAGAAACGTATGACAGCGGTTATTGAACCTGCCCCCAATTATCAGCAAACTCTGGCCAATCTTCAAGCAAAG TATCCCATTCGCAACAAGCCGCTTCTGATCAAATGCTCAGCCGCCTTGATCTTTGTGATCAGTCTGTTCTTCTTGCACTCGGTTCCAGAGCTACAAAGGCTATCCTTGGGCTGGACTGCTCTGCTGGGAGCCATATTCCTCATCATTCTGGCAGATATTGAGGACATGGAGGCCATTCTGGCCAGGGTTGAGTGGTCCACTCTTCTCTTCTTCGCGGCTCTGTTTATCCTGATGGAGGCTCTGACAGAGTTGGGCTTGATTGAATGGATTGGCAACATGACCGAGGGCATTATCCTGGGCGTAGGCGAGGATCAGCGTCTTATGGTGGCCATTTTAATAATACTTTGG GTTTCTGCTGTGGCTTCCGCTTTTGTAGACAACATCCCATTGACCACAATGATGGTAAAGATCACCATTTCCTTGGCGCAGAACAGTACCTTGAATCTGCCTTTGCAGCCCTTGGTTTGGGCCCTCGCCCTGGGAGCCTGTTTGGGAG GCAATGGAACACTAATTGGAGCTTCTGCGAATGTGGTTTGTGCCGGAGTGGCTGAACAACATGGCTACAAGTTTACTTTCCTGCAGTTCTTCAA aGTTGGCTTTCCAATAATGATTGGCAGCATTATAGTCACCACCGGTTATCTCCTGGTTTCGCACTCTCTGTTCGCGTGGCATTGA
- the hoe1 gene encoding P protein isoform X1 has translation MSSPYGYTKPTFTITDHTRDPYHLDCDQDQDEEEEERQSKLQEIISWLHLNAKHRSKCEVTEGALQVWRTLPERIRQDPSLASFRQEHERLHGDVDPLPAEDGDGRIENGHHEETAMATHAFTQIGINVTNEAGQVRVLDGRDLENNNEDQHDEAETHGKSLIRKYLIWFKIAVLLVVWCVFTAFLMSNNEHVDQLSLISVPRNSSPRAFPIATSDLQRIGLGLRGPFRLQENELAINDSVPLPVLQVLVTRTYFDAEGLEIYIQNASQMWQLDVVYPHLIDSTKDTKKQRTFELTPIDPLWLAQSNHTELSFEFTSFIDGELPLQLNVDESPIYKRDGVIYAAAVLCGLYVMIIWEIVNRTFAAIIASTLSVGILAALNSRPSMATIMGWIDVETLLLLFGMMILVAILSETGVFDYLAVYAYKITNGHVWPLINCLCLFTAVLSSFLDNVTTVLLMTPVTIRLCEVMCLNPVPILMCMVIYSNIGGALTPVGDPPNVIIASNSYISKNGVNFAVFTLHMLPGVLLVMVQTYIQLRFKFRNISDLQFKDSPEVEELRHEIHVWKRAAASLSAYSKDEELVRQTLMKKVNRLKRSLKKRMTAVIEPAPNYQQTLANLQAKYPIRNKPLLIKCSAALIFVISLFFLHSVPELQRLSLGWTALLGAIFLIILADIEDMEAILARVEWSTLLFFAALFILMEALTELGLIEWIGNMTEGIILGVGEDQRLMVAILIILWVSAVASAFVDNIPLTTMMVKITISLAQNSTLNLPLQPLVWALALGACLGGNGTLIGASANVVCAGVAEQHGYKFTFLQFFKVGFPIMIGSIIVTTGYLLVSHSLFAWH, from the exons CGAAGTAACAGAAGGTGCCTTACAAGTCTGGCGAACTCTGCCGGAACGCATTCGTCAGGATCCCAGTCTAGCGTCCTTTCGCCAGGAGCATGAACGTTTACATGGCG ATGTTGACCCCTTGCCGGCGGAGGATGGAGATGGTCGGATCGAGAATGGACACCACGAGGAGACAGCAATGGCCACCCACGCCTTCACCCAAATCGGCATCAATGTGACAAACGAGGCGGGTCAAGTGCGGGTGCTAGACGGCAG GGACCTGGAGAACAACAATGAGGATCAGCATGACGAAGCCGAAACGCACGGAAAGAGTTTG ATCCGAAAGTATCTCATTTGGTTCAAAATAGCCGTTCTGCTGGTGGTCTGGTGCGTCTTCACCGCCTTTCTAATGTCCAACAACGAGCACGTGGACCAGCTCAGCCTCATCAGTGTTCCTAGAAATAGCTCTCCAAGAG CGTTTCCCATTGCCACATCCGATCTTCAGAGGATCGGTCTGGGACTCCGTGGTCCTTTTCGGCTGCAGGAGAATGAGCTGGCCATTAACGACAGTGTTCCCTTGCCCGTGCTCCAAGTGCTGGTGACGCGCACCTACTTTGACGCTGAGGGCCTGGAGATCTACATCCAGAACGCCAGCCAAATGTGGCAACTGGACGTGGTGTATCCCCACCTGATCGACTCCACCAAGGACACGAAGAAGCAGCGAACCTTCGAGCTGACTCCCATCGATCCGCTGTGGCTGGCGCAGTCCAATCACACGGAACTGAGCTTCGAGTTCACCAGCTTTATTGATGGAGAGCTGCCGCTCCAGCTGAATGTGGACGAGTCCCCGATCTACAAGCGGGATGGAGTAATCTATGCGGCGGCTGTGCTCTGCGGACTATATGTGATGATCATCTGGGAGATTGTCAATCGAACCTTTGCCGCCATCATCGCCTCAACGCTGTCGGTGGGCATTCTGGCGGCCCTCAATTCACGCCCCTCGATGGCCACCATTATGGGCTGGATTGACGTGGAAACGCTCCTTCTTCTCTTTGGCATGATGATCCTGGTGGCCATTCTCTCCGAGACGGGTGTGTTTGATTATTTGGCTGTCTATGCCTACAAGATAACCAACGGGCATGTCTGGCCGCTGATCAACTGCCTATGCCTCTTCACTGCGGTCCTGTCCTCCTTCCTGGACAATGTTACCACCGTTCTGCTAATGACGCCGGTGACGATACGACTCTGCGAGGTCATGTGCCTCAATCCAGTTCCCATACTCATGTGTATGGTCATCTACTCGAACATTGGCGGTGCCCTGACACCAGTGGGAGATCCTCCAAATGTCATCATTGCCTCGAATAGCTACATATCCAAGAAT GGCGTCAACTTTGCTGTCTTCACTCTGCACATGTTGCCCGGAGTACTACTGGTGATGGTGCAGACATACATCCAGCTGCGCTTCAAGTTCCGCAACATCAGTGACCTGCAGTTCAAGGACTCGCCCGAGGTGGAGGAGCTGCGCCACGAGATCCATGTATGGAAGCGAGCAGCGGCCAGCTTATCGGCTTACTCCAAGGATGAGGAGCTGGTGCGTCAGACGCTAATGAAGAAGGTGAACCGTTTGAAGAGGAGCCTCAAGAAACGTATGACAGCGGTTATTGAACCTGCCCCCAATTATCAGCAAACTCTGGCCAATCTTCAAGCAAAG TATCCCATTCGCAACAAGCCGCTTCTGATCAAATGCTCAGCCGCCTTGATCTTTGTGATCAGTCTGTTCTTCTTGCACTCGGTTCCAGAGCTACAAAGGCTATCCTTGGGCTGGACTGCTCTGCTGGGAGCCATATTCCTCATCATTCTGGCAGATATTGAGGACATGGAGGCCATTCTGGCCAGGGTTGAGTGGTCCACTCTTCTCTTCTTCGCGGCTCTGTTTATCCTGATGGAGGCTCTGACAGAGTTGGGCTTGATTGAATGGATTGGCAACATGACCGAGGGCATTATCCTGGGCGTAGGCGAGGATCAGCGTCTTATGGTGGCCATTTTAATAATACTTTGG GTTTCTGCTGTGGCTTCCGCTTTTGTAGACAACATCCCATTGACCACAATGATGGTAAAGATCACCATTTCCTTGGCGCAGAACAGTACCTTGAATCTGCCTTTGCAGCCCTTGGTTTGGGCCCTCGCCCTGGGAGCCTGTTTGGGAG GCAATGGAACACTAATTGGAGCTTCTGCGAATGTGGTTTGTGCCGGAGTGGCTGAACAACATGGCTACAAGTTTACTTTCCTGCAGTTCTTCAA aGTTGGCTTTCCAATAATGATTGGCAGCATTATAGTCACCACCGGTTATCTCCTGGTTTCGCACTCTCTGTTCGCGTGGCATTGA